A region from the Lemur catta isolate mLemCat1 chromosome 7, mLemCat1.pri, whole genome shotgun sequence genome encodes:
- the LMO2 gene encoding rhombotin-2 isoform X1, whose amino-acid sequence MSSAIERKSLDPSEEPVDEVLQIPPSLLTCGGCQQNIGDRYFLKAIDQYWHEDCLSCDLCGCRLGEVGRRLYYKLGRKLCRRDYLRLFGQDGLCASCDKRIRAYEMTMRVKDKVYHLECFKCAACQKHFCVGDRYLLINSDIVCEQDIYEWTKINGMI is encoded by the exons ATGTCCTCGGCCATCGAAAGGAAGAGCCTGGACCCGTCTGA GGAACCAGTGGACGAGGTGCTGCAGATCCCCCCATCCCTGCTGACATGCGGCGGCTGCCAGCAGAACATTGGGGACCGCTACTTCCTGAAGGCCATCGACCAGTACTGGCACGAGGACTGCCTCAGCTGTGACCTCTGTGGGTGCCGGCTGGGCGAGGTGGGGCGGCGCCTCTACTACAAGCTGGGCCGGAAGCTCTGCCGGAGAGACTATCTCAG GCTTTTTGGCCAAGATGGTCTCTGCGCATCCTGTGACAAGCGGATCCGTGCCTATGAGATGACGATGCGGGTGAAGGACAAAGTGTATCACTTGGAATGTTTCAAATGTGCCGCCTGTCAGAAGCATTTCTGTGTGGGCGACAGATACCTGCTCATCAACTCCGACATAGTGTGCGAACAGGACATCTACGAGTGGACTAAGATCAATGGGATGATATAG
- the LMO2 gene encoding rhombotin-2 isoform X2: MGACEPQKEPVDEVLQIPPSLLTCGGCQQNIGDRYFLKAIDQYWHEDCLSCDLCGCRLGEVGRRLYYKLGRKLCRRDYLRLFGQDGLCASCDKRIRAYEMTMRVKDKVYHLECFKCAACQKHFCVGDRYLLINSDIVCEQDIYEWTKINGMI; the protein is encoded by the exons ATGGGAGCCTGTGAACCTCAAAA GGAACCAGTGGACGAGGTGCTGCAGATCCCCCCATCCCTGCTGACATGCGGCGGCTGCCAGCAGAACATTGGGGACCGCTACTTCCTGAAGGCCATCGACCAGTACTGGCACGAGGACTGCCTCAGCTGTGACCTCTGTGGGTGCCGGCTGGGCGAGGTGGGGCGGCGCCTCTACTACAAGCTGGGCCGGAAGCTCTGCCGGAGAGACTATCTCAG GCTTTTTGGCCAAGATGGTCTCTGCGCATCCTGTGACAAGCGGATCCGTGCCTATGAGATGACGATGCGGGTGAAGGACAAAGTGTATCACTTGGAATGTTTCAAATGTGCCGCCTGTCAGAAGCATTTCTGTGTGGGCGACAGATACCTGCTCATCAACTCCGACATAGTGTGCGAACAGGACATCTACGAGTGGACTAAGATCAATGGGATGATATAG